The following coding sequences lie in one Miscanthus floridulus cultivar M001 chromosome 9, ASM1932011v1, whole genome shotgun sequence genomic window:
- the LOC136484345 gene encoding uncharacterized protein At5g01610-like produces the protein MALIADELKAKAEVYYGNEICQLCTQLLLREAGLPNGLLPLKDLIECGYVQETGYVWLKQSKRVDHTFQSLGRMVSYGTEITGYAEKGRIKKVKGIKTRELMVWVPVEEIALDDPATGKLICKSIAGIKKTFPASAFHVPEKENVKMNCAAPKPVVLMERAPRVVKNN, from the coding sequence ATGGCTCTTATAGCCGATGAACTCAAGGCCAAGGCTGAGGTCTACTACGGCAACGAGATCTGCCAACTGTGTACCCAGCTCTTGCTCAGGGAAGCAGGCCTCCCCAATGGTCTGCTTCCATTGAAGGACCTAATCGAGTGTGGTTATGTCCAGGAAACTGGATATGTGTGGCTCAAGCAAAGCAAGAGGGTTGACCACACCTTCCAGAGTCTAGGAAGGATGGTCTCTTATGGCACAGAGATCACCGGCTATGCCGAGAAGGGCAGGATCAAGAAGGTAAAAGGGATAAAGACCAGGGAGCTCATGGTGTGGGTCCCAGTGGAGGAGATTGCTCTTGATGATCCAGCAACTGGAAAGCTTATCTGCAAGAGCATTGCTGGGATTAAGAAAACCTTCCCTGCATCAGCTTTCCATGTCCCAGAGAAGGAGAATGTGAAGATGAACTGTGCTGCACCGAAACCAGTGGTCCTCATGGAGAGAGCTCCACGAGTTGTTAAGAACAACTGA